In a genomic window of Punica granatum isolate Tunisia-2019 chromosome 6, ASM765513v2, whole genome shotgun sequence:
- the LOC116211144 gene encoding 60S acidic ribosomal protein P2-like, which yields MKVIAAYLLAVLGGNTNPTAEDIKAILGSVGAEADDDRIEMLLSEVKGKDITELIAAGREKLASVPAGGGVAVAAAAAPAASGGDAAPAAESKKEEKAKEPESEEDEDMGLSLFD from the exons ATGAAGGTGATCGCAGCTTACTTGCTTGCTGTCTTGGGAGGGAACACCAACCCCACGGCCGAAGATATAAAGGCAATTCTCGGATCAG TTGGAGCTGAAGCTGATGACGATAGGATTGAGATGCTACTGTCGGAAGTCAAGGGAAAGGACATCACCGAGCTGATTGCTGCTGGAAGGGAGAAGTTGGCATCAGTTCCTGCTGGTGGCGGCGTcgctgttgctgctgctgcagcCCCTGCTGCCAGTGGCGGTGATGCTGCCCCTGCTGCCGAGTCTAAAAAGGAGGAGAAAGCCAAGGAGCCGGAATCCGAAGAAGATGAG GACATGGGTTTGAGTCTCTTCGACTAA